The DNA window AAGATCAGACGACGCTGAAGCTCGAGTTGGACTACAAGCTTGGCGTATATTCAAGGACAGACTGCGCCGGGATCCGACAGATCAATGAATTCATGTACTTCAATGGACATGAGTTGATCGGCTATATGGGTATTTGCGAATTCGGCGGCCCAGATACACCGCTCGAAGTGAATGGCATGGTGCATCCAGATTACAGGCGCCAAGGCGTTTTTGGGACATTAAACAGGCTGGCCATGGCAGAGTGGAGGCATAGATCTCCCAAAAGTATGCTTCTCCTAAGCGATCGGAAGTCAGAAGCTGGGCAAGCGTTCATTCAAGGAACCAGAGCAAGGTACCATCATTCGGAGCATGAGATGTATCTTCGGGTGGATGGACCGGAGACATACAATGACTTAAAGGGGATCACATTTCGTAAGGCGACGAATGCCGATGCGTGGGAGATTCACCGGCAGAATACGATATACTTCGGCGACAAGGTGGAGGAAGAGGAGGCAAACGATCCAAGCGAAGGGATGATCCTGCCTGAGGAGGAAGAAAAGAGGGGTATGACCATCTATCTTGCAGAAGCTGACCAACAGGTCATCGGTAAAGTCCATATCCAGCTGTCTCCAGGCATCGGAGGCATCTATGGTCTGGGCGTTCTGCCCGAGCATCGCGGCAAGGGATACGGAAGAGCGACTCTCTTGAAGGCGATTGATAAGCTGAAGGAAGCAAACGCAGGGGACATTATGCTGCAAGTGGCCGTGGAGAACGCCAATGCACTCCGGCTCTATCAATCTTGCGGTTTCGTGGAGACCTCGACGATGGATTATTATGAGCTACAATGACCCTCCCATATGAATAGCGATGGGCCATTGTTACCGCCCTCAAATCGTCCATCGGAATATCGCAGTTGCTACCCGCTTAGTCAGTGTACAACTGACTGTTCGCCAATTTTCACAGTGTGCCCAAACTTCGCGACGGGAACGGAATAATATAGAGTCAACAATACTTTACAGGGGGTGTTTCTATGAGCAATAAAAACATTCATGGCTGTCCTGCCCCTCAGAACATCACGTTGGCTCAGCGCTTACAACCAATTGTAGGTCGGACGGTAACGGTGTTCCAACCTGGCTTTCCGCAGCTGACAAGAACAACAGGAAAGCTCTCCAATGTGACCTCATCTTCTTTTACAGTGGGATCAACGGTAGTGAATACCCAAACCTCCTTTTTTATTGTCCTTAACACGCTTGTTAAAAAGACAAAGCCATTTGATTTGACAGCCACCGCAGAAGACATCGGTGAGCTTCACGGGAGACTAATCCGTGTTGGAAGAAATTTTGTCGAGTTTATCAAGAAGCCAGGCCGGAGGGTTCCTACTCTGTTTCCGTTAAATCAGTTCACTGAAGTCGTTTGCGAACATGAGGATGAGGAATAGGAACTGCGAACGACCCGCAAGTAGTGCGCCTGAAGAACGAGCGCCCTCTTACGGGTCGTTTCATTTGCACCAAGTGTGGGCACATGCTGGTTGGTGAACTTCAATACACATTCGTCGTGCGATGCGGGGTAAGAACTTGCCGTTTGAGATAGTTGCGGAGAGCCTCATCATAAGTAACAGCGAAAAATAGGGAGTGTGCGGACACTCCCTTTGAGCTAACATGGTCTGTTACCAAATGACTACTTCACATGAATCCAGTAAGGCGAACCACATAGTATGCTTATACTTCAACAGCAGCAACCTAATATGTAAAATATAGAATCCACATAGACCACTTAAGTTGCCGTCTTATTGACAAAATCAATCTCATTTCTGATCCCTTTGTGGGCGTCATTCCACAGGCCCTTTGTCAGGCGAATGCGCAGCAGGCATGTGTTAGGGTCTTCGTCGTTATTGGCTTCGTAATACCACTCGGCGAATATTGTGCGCAGCTTTGTCATCATCTCCGTGTTTTTCTCGTCACACACCCAGCCCAGGTTTTCACCGATTCCATCGGCTGTAAAGTTTTCGACGATAATACAAACGGCGACTTCGGGGTTTTGGGCGATCTGCTGCATCTTGCCAGAGGTCGCGTAGGTGACGGTGTAGAAAGCGCTGTCCTCATAATAGGCATCCACAATGCGGGCGGCGGGACGGCTTTTGCCATCGGCCCCCGGTTCCAGCGCGATAGTGGACAGAGTGATTAGGCCATCCTTGTTACCCACTTGTTCTTCCAGCAGCTTTATGGCTTCGTCGTATTTGCTCATTTTATTACCTCCCAAAGTGTAATAAGGCATACATAATTAAGCTTATCATTGTAAAATCTTGGTGCATGTGAAGAAAAATACTATAAAGTATTTTAATTGAGCGTCGCAAAATGGCTTCAAAACTTGCCGTTACGGTGAACCTTATCATAAGTGACAGCGAATATAATATGGTGTAGACAATAGTTGAGGGAGTCAATTTCCAATCCCTACATCCCATCTGGTAGAATAGGAAGAACTATATTTTCTATATTCTAGTAATTTGATTATACGTTTGGGAGGTAGACCGTGGATAAAGAACTAATCGTACAGCTGATGCAGTGGCATGAAGATGATGAACACCAGAAGATTGTGGATACTCTGATGGAGATTCCTCCAGAGGACAGAGATTACGAGGTGATCAGCAGTCTGGCAAGAGCGTATAACAATCTGGAACGTTATGAAGAAGCGCTTGAGCAGTTTGCAATGATTGCGGAACAGGGGCAAAATGACCCGTTGTGGCATTATCGTATGGGATATTCCTATTACTATCTGAATCGATATGAGGAAGCAGTGAACGTGCTAAGTATCGCCCAAGACCTCGATCCTGACGACGAGTATACGGCCATGTTACTGAACTCCAGCCAGCGCAAGCTGCACAAAGAACAACAAGCCGCGGCCAGACGGGCAGTCAGAGAGCAGCATCATGATTCGGGGACGGCTGCAACTCCTTTTGAAGGGATGGATCTCACAGGCTTCTGGGACGATAGCGATTATGCGGTAAGAGAGTATGTATCTGCCACACCTACGGATGAACTGATTGCTTCAGTAGAAGAAGAACTCGGTTACAAGCTTCCTGCCTCTTATATCCATCTGATGAAGCAGCACAATGGGGGAGTTCCTAATACTACTTGTTTTCCGACGGAGGACCCGACCTCATGGGCCGAGGATCATATTGCGATTACGGGCATTATGGGTATCGGGCGCGAGAAAAGCTATTCACTCTGCGGCGATCTCGGCAGCCTATTCATGATTGAGGAGTGGGGCTATCCTGACATTGGCGTGGTGATCTGTGACTGCCCTTCGGCAGGCCATGATGTCGTGATGCTGGATTACCGGAACTGCGGGAGGGATGGCGAACCCGAGGTGATTCATGTGGATCAGGAAAATGATTATGAGATAACGTTCCTGGCGCAAGACTTCGAGACGTTTATACGCGGCCTGGTGAGTGAGGATGAATACGATACCTCTCAAGAAGATAAAGAGGAGGATCTGCGCAAAGTAGCCGTAGGCAAATTCTCGCCTTTACTGACGGAGCTATCCAGTAGTGTGACTGAAGTGGACCAGCTTGAGCAGAAAATCCGTAAAGTCTGTACTCGAATAGTTGAAGTGAAGGGACACTTTCACTTTCATGCGGATGAGCTTTCTACTCTGATGTACGATGTGCAGTTCTGGCTGTACACAAACTCTTATCCGAATACGAGCCGTCAACAATATCTGGATGTATATGAGAAAATGATCGCTTTTGGCGGCGAGTTCGGTCAAGGCGGGTATGCTCCCGGTTGGATCAGCGACTGGCTGGATGGGCGGATACGGGAAGGGTTAATCGTTCAGGACAACGGGGTGCTTAGCTTCACGGATCAAGCCCGCTCAGAGGTCATTGCATGGCTGGAAGCGGAAGCCGCAGAAGAGGACGGTGCCCCTTTTAAAAGTCAATCAACCAAAAGATAATCCCCGCCATTGACGGGGATTATCTTTTTTGGTCAATTGGAACTCGAGGAAGCCGCTGAAGATGCGGCAACTGCCGCAGCAACGGCTAAGGCGGTCTGTTGGGCGATGACTATGTTTGTTATGCTGGTGGCTGCAGTAGTCGTAAGGAGCGTGTCACCGCGTGCGTTCTCCAAATGTTTGGATGCCACCAGTGCAGCGCAGAGTAGCAGAAGCTCGGGCTGGGTAATGGACCAGCTGCTAAAGCCTTTTTCTGTACGAAGATAGTTAAAGGAATCTGCGATATCTGTGGTAATACTCTCTATCTCAGATGGAAGTAAGGATAATATGCCTAGCGATGGTAATGTATACTCTTTATCCATACGCAGTCCTTGTTCACGGAAAATATCCCTCAGTTCGAGCACACGGGCTATCGAGGATGTCTCATCGGATTCCCCAAGGGCTAATACCTGCGTCAGTGCCTGTACACTGTTCCCGGTTCGAAAGGGAAGCTGGGGTTTTAGTGCATCATAGAGCCGATCCATCCGGGCGCCGCAGCTTTCTACATCAGCCCCAGAGAGGGCAAGCATGCTGGCAAAGATATAGTCGTCCTGCGAGGTTTGGAAGCGGCGCGTTTGTTTCATCCGGTCATAGAAGGCTTTTGCTCTTTCTACCGTATATTTATATTGATCAGGCTCTGTATGAGCAGCGATCTGATAGGCAGCGACAACAAGGTAATCGGAGGTTCTGAATTTACTCGCCTTCATCAGGTCATAGACTTCCATGGTCTGGTTAAGTATGGTCTTCGGATCTTTGGTTAAAGAGAGTAAAGCTGAGATACTGATTGCCGAATTACCCCTGAACATCGAGAAAGGCCCAGTAGCGTCCTTAATGAGGGCATAGCTGTTATGCAGCTCATCTCCATCAATAGCTCTGTCTTCTAGCGCAAACAGTAGAGCGGCAAGCCGATTCACCTGCACACTTCGCCATTTAAATATTTTATTTGTCTGCCGACTGTTATCGGCAAATAAGGCGAGTCGTTCCTGGTACAGCGTCGTCATAAATCTCCCTCCTTTATATCCATTAGCGTCTTCTATTTTCAGGTGAAAGTCAATAACAATAGTTGAAGTTGAACGGACAAGAAAACTGTCGAGAATTTCTCGACAGCCTGAGTTGTTCGTCCCTTATATTATTTTACCAATCTATTAGCTGATTGTTTTTCTTTCCACATCATCGTAATGACAAGACCGATAAACATAATGACAGCAGCAAAGAGATATGGATAGTTGATGTTGATATCAAACAATATACCGGCTAATGCGGGCCCGGCGATATTACCTATGCTTGTGTAGGTGGAGTTCATTCCAGCGATAAATCCTTGTTCTTGTTCAGCCGTTTTGGATAAATAAGTCGTTAATGCTGGTCGTAGCAAGTCAAATGCGAGAAAGATAAAGCAAGTTACTAGCAAAATGGCTAGATAGCTTGAGATCAAGGTGGATGCTACTGCTAATACTACGCCGGTAATTAAGCATATCTGGATGAGTTTCTTCTCACCGAGTTTATTTACCATTTTACCAAACAAAAAGACCTGAACAACAACCCCGAAGATTGCGCTTATGGTAATAATGGTAGCAATATCTTGTGGAGTGAAACCGAATTTATGATCAGAATACAGACTAAATACAGTTTCATATTCTGATAAACCAAAGGCCAGTACAAACACGATAATGAAGGCAATTAAATAGGATGGGTGTAATGATCTTTTGATATCACTAATAAAGTTGGTATCTTTTTTTAGTTGTGCGATTTCCAACAGCTGCTGTTTGTTGAGTGGCTCTTTCAGAATAAATAGGGACGAAATACATGTTATTAATGCAAAGCCACCAGCAAAGTAGAATGGGGCACGTATACCTAGCTCGGCAATAAAACCTCCGATCCCTGGGCCAATAATAAAACCGATACTAATGGCGGCAGAAACATAGCCCATCGCTTTGGGTCGTTCTTCTACTGAGGTAATATCTGCAACATAGGCAGTTACGGCTGGCATAATAAATGCACCACTAATGCCTCCTAATATTCTGGATAAATAAAGAACGGGTACATTTGTACCTAGACCAAAGATCACCTCGGATACACTGAAGATGAATAAGCCGATGATGATCATTTTCTTTCTGCCATAGGTATCAATCCATCGCCCTGCCAAGGGAGACATCAGTAATTGTGCAAAAGCAAAGACCGCCATCAGATAACCCATAGCTTGACCTGATAAATGCATCATATTCATAAAGGATGGCATAACAGGGATGATAAGTCCGACACCTAGAAAAACAATGAATATATTACTTAATAGAATGAGTAAGACTGTTTTTTGTTCTTTCAATGGTTTCTTCATGAAGCAATACCTCTCTCTGTAAAATCATTGCTGTGAAATACCTCTCCAAAATACGGTCCATGAGGCATTTAGTTTCTCATTTAAACGTATTTCATTATTCCCATAAGCAAGCTCTAACATGATCGAATCAACTACACCTAAGAAAGCAAGAGTAGGGATGACGGCTGCGTCTTCCCTGATGGCTTTGGCACCGATCCAATCCTGAAATTTACTTTCTAGGACAGTTTGAATCTTGTTTTCCGAATCAGTGACTTCCTCATCAATCGCTGCAGCAAGATGAGGCGGTGGAAAAAAAGACATACGCAGCCAAAACTTTAACTGCTCATTTTTTTGAAACAAATCAATCACCAATTGCAGATATCCTAATAAATCTGTTTTGGGACTTTGGGCATCCACTTTACTCAAATATTGTAGTTTCGATGTGATTTCTGCCTTTTTGGCATCTTGTAACACTTGTAGAAATAGATCATCTTTTCCTTTGAAATGAGCATAGAGAGACTGTTTCTTCATACCGACCATATCGGCAATTTGCGATAGGGATGCTCCCTCATACCCATGAGTAGTAAAACATTTCAAAGCGATGTCTTTAATTTCTTTACTTTTCAATAACTTCACCTCGATATTAACGAACGGTCGTCAGTTATACTAACAAATTTAATTATTTTATGCAATGTAAATTAGTTTCCGTGATTAATGAACGATTCGAAGTATCAGTGGATGATAGAACGATGCGTTTTTTTGTGGAATAATTTCGAAAAATGTATTAAAGTGTTTATTGTCGCGTTTTTGGTAAGCGGACATTAAGTATTGGAGTGGGCATCATAAGTAAGAACAATAAAGGGTTGGTGTTCCCTCATTTAGATAAGAATCATATTATGGATCTCATTGGATTAATAGAATCGAATGATGCTCCCGAAATTCTAAATGAAGAAGAACAAAAACGTGCAAAAGTCGTAGTCGTTGAGCCAATGAAAAGAAGACGTCCTCAAAATGTAGAGACTCTACTTCGTAAAGTCTTGAATAATTAATGGGGATGTCCTAATAGAATAAGCTGTCCAAGTAGTCATATCGATGACGGTTTGGACAGCTTATTTGTGTTCAATCGCTGACTTATGGAGGCTCAAGGTAGCCCCGTAATATTATTACCTTTCTTGGATACACTACCAATTGACATAACACCAAATGGTGTTATATATTAATGAAGTGAAACCAAAAGGTTTCATATTCGCAAGGACAAAGGAGATTATTATGGAATCAAACAATCAGAAGCAACTTGAAGATATTACGCAAACCGTTATTGTGAAAGCCTCCATTCAAAAAGTATGGGACAAGGTTTCGACTGCGGAAGGGATTGCAGCTTGGTTTATGCCCAATGATTTCAAACTGGAGTTAGGACATGAATTCCATATCCAGTCGCCTTTTGGTCCATCGCCTTGTAAAGTAATCGAGATTGATGCGCCACACCGGCTTTCTTTTACATGGGATACGGATGGTTGGGTTGTATCTTTTATTCTCAAAGAGCTAGGTGATAAGACCGAGTTTACTTTGGTTCATGGTGGTTGGAAAGATGCGGATACATTGATTACGAAGGCGAATCAGAAAAGCTCGATTATCCGCGATCAAATGGCCCAAGGCTGGGTAGGGATTGTAAATGAGAGGTTTACAAAGGTGGTCGAGGGCTAAATGTCTTCATCCGCAGAAAAATATGATGTGTTTCAAGCTATAGCTGATCCAACTCGGCGAGAGGTACTTCGCTTGCTTACTGAAGAAGAAATGCCTATTTCAAAAATAACAGCTCATTTCAAAGTGACTCGTACAGCGATTGCCAAACATCTTCATATCCTTTCAGAAGCGGAGTTAGTGAGCGGACGAAAGGAAGGCAGGGAGAAGATCTATCAGTTGCGGCCAGAACCTTTAGCTGAATTGAAACAGTGGCTTACGTATTACGAACAATTTTGGAATAATAAATTGTCGATCCTGGGATATGTCGTTGAACAGGATGAGGAGAGCTGACGATAAGCTAAAGAAAGACCGACTCCATTTCACGGAGTCGGTCATTTTATTTATTCTTATCTCTCGACTACCGTTTCACCTTCAATTAAAACTGGTTGATAATATGTGCTGTTGGGTAGATCCTTTTTTCCTTGTAGTTTCTTGATGACCCAATCCGCTGCATCACGACCCATCGTTTCTTGGGGATGAGTCAAAGTAGTAAGTTTGATGTTCGCATTCTTGGCGATATAGGAATTGTCCTGGCCAATAATCGATAATTCCTCTGGAATTGAGATGTCCAGCTGCCTGCAGGCATGGACCACTTCCAAACCTACCTCGTCGTTATAGCAGACGATCGCAGTGAGGGTATCTCTATTTTTATTCAGGAAATCCTTCAAGTTTGTAGATAACGTCTGCTTAGTCTCCGTGTTGAATGAAAAAATTTGTTCAGGATAAAATCGCAATTTAGCTTCTTCGAGCGCTTTGATATATCCCTTCATTCGATACTTTCCTTGTAGATCATCCATTTTTGCAACAAGTCCAATTTGGTTATGCCCTTTGGATATCAATTCTTTGGTTGCCAGATAACTGGACTGCACATCATCAAGGCAAAGGTAAGGCAGCTCTATTTCTTCATAAAAAGCATTGATCATAATGAGCGGAATATCCTGTTCCTTAAACGATAGATAGTAAGCAATATTGGGGTTATACAAATTGCTCTTTGTAGGTTCGATGATTAAACCATCCACACCCTGGGACAGCATCATTTCCAGAGCTCTTTTCTCTTGTTCAACATCATTATTGGTACTAGCCAATAGCAGAGAATAATTATCCTCATTCAGTCGGCTTTCAATCCCGCGGATAATGGAGGGGAAGATGTAGTCTGAGATATAGGTTGTGATTACGCCTATTGTCTTCTTATGGGAACTCCCACCAGTCTTTGAACGATATTGGTTGCTGACATATGTACCAGAACCCTTTTCGCTTCGCAGGAATCCCTCGTTGGATAGTTCTAAAATGGCTTTTCGTACAGTCTGTCGGCTAACCTCATATAAGGACTGCAACGCAGACTCAGTAGGAATCTGTTCCCCGACAGTATAGTCTCCTGAAAGAATTTTGCTTTTTATATCATCTATAATCACTTGATACTTTGGTTTCATGTAATTCCTCTTTCTATACTTGTTCGCTTATATATTTACAAATCCAATAAAGCTGTATGTACAAATTATAGCATGACTACGAAATAAATAAAAAGGGGCTCTTTTTTTTGTCAAATTGTAAATATTTCGCATCTTAAGAGCATATGTCTACATAGAATATAGACCGAAATTAGTGTTATCTCCATATTTGTAGGTATATATAACTATTTTATTGACAAATGTACGTACAAATAAATATACTGAAGCTGTCGATAAAGAAAACAAATTCTTATCATGGCCTAATAATAAAGCGCTGTCAGAGAGGTGACTAACGTGATATCGAATCGATTAAGCATCGAAGAAGCGATCCTTAAGGGAGAAACTTCGCTGGGGATTGAACTTGGATCTACGCGTATCAAAGCAGTACTTATTGATCATAGCTTTCAAACGATCGCTTCTGGAAGTTATGAATGGGAAAATCAGCTGAAGGACGGTTTTTGGACGTACAACTTAGAGGACATAATCCAAGGTCTGCAAGACGCTTATCACGAAATGAAGCAAGAAGTTCAACAAAATTACGGACTCACTCTCCAAACCGTTGGTTCAATCGGGTTTTCTGCCATGATGCATGGATATATGGCTTTTGACGAACAAGATCAATTGCTTGTTCCGTTTCGGACTTGGCGTAATTCAACAACAGGTAAGGCTGCCAAAGAATTAACGGATCTGTTTGAATTCAATATCCCGGAACGGTGGAGCATTGCTCATCTTTATCAGGCGATATTATCCAAAGAAGAACATGTGCCAAAGGTACGTTATGTTACGACATTAGCAGGTTATATTCATTGGTTACTGACCGGTAACAAAGCAATTGGTGTTGGGGATGCTTCGGGGATGTTTCCGATTGATGAATCCATACAAAATTATAATGAATCCATGATACATCAGTTTGATGAACTTATTGCAAGCAAGGGTTATACCTTAAAGACTAGCGACCTTCTTCCTAAGGTGTATGTTGCTGGTGAGCAAGCGGGTGTATTAACCGAAGCGGGAGCTAAAATTCTGGATCCATCCCTGGATTTACAAGCAGGTATTCCACTGTGTTCTCCAGAAGGAGATGCCGGAACCGGGATGGTTGCTACGAATAGCGTAAGAAAGCGCACCGGGAATGTCTCGGTAGGAACCTCTATTTTTGCGATGATTGTATTAGAACAAGAACTGTCCAAGGTTTATCCGGAAATCGACATGGTCACTACGCCAGACGGAAGTCCAGTGGGGATGGTTCATGCTAATAACTGTTCAGGCGATCTTAATGCTTGGCTCGGATTATTCCGCGAGTTCTATGAAGCGATGGGACAAAAGGTAGAAGCTGATAAATTGTACAGTGTACTGCTGAATAAAGCTTTGGAGGCAGACCCAGATGCTGGTGGATTGCTGAGCTATGGTTATTTTTCAGGCGAGAATATTACCGGTTTAGAACAAGGTCGTCCGTTGTTTGTCCGCTCTCCGGAGAGCAAATTCAATCTGGCTAATTTTATGCGGATTCATTTGTTTACTGCATTTGGAGCTTTAAAAATTGGAATGGACATTTTGACGAAGGAAGAGAATGTTGCTATTGATAGCATTTTAGGTCATGGAGGCTTATTTAAGACTCCAGTAGTTGGTCAAAAAATGATGGCAGCCGCAATGAATGTTCCTGTTTCCGTCATGTCGACTGCCGGAGAAGGCGGCGCATGGGGAATGGCTATTCTTGCCTCTTACATGAAGAACAAGAATCAGGAAGAAAGCTTGGAAGACTTCCTCGATCAAAAGGTGTTCCAAGATGTTAAGGGGGAAGAGATTCATCCTGATGAATCCGACATTAAAGGATTTGAAACCTTTATCGAACGATACAAAAAAGGCCTGGCGATTGAGCAATCCGCTGTCGACAATTTAGTGTGAGAATGGAGGGAGCAAGATGTTAGAACAACTTAAAGAAGAGGTTTTTCAAGCCAATCTGGAATTGCCAAAACAAGGACTTATTAAATATACATGGGGAAATGTAAGTGCAATTGATCGTGAAAGTGGTTTGTTCGTAATCAAACCTAGCGGTGTAGGCTATGAGACGATGAAAGCCAGCGACATGGTAGTTGTTGATCTAGATGGGAATGTGGTTGAAGGAGATATGAGGCCTTCATCCGATACACCTACTCACGCAGTGCTGTATAAGCATTATTCCGAAATCGGAGGGATCGTGCATACACATTCCACTTGGGCGACCATCTGGGCTCAAGCAGGACTTGATGTTCCGGTAATGGGAACGACGCACGCCGATACATTCTATGGCTCCATTCCTTGTGCACGTTTCTTGACTCAAGAAGAAATCGATCGTGGTTACGAAGCGGAAACAGGTAATGTAATCATCGAAACCTTTGAACAACGTGGGATAGATATTATGGCGGTTCCCGGTGTTTTACTTAAAGGACACGGACCATTTACTTGGGGAAAAGATGCAAAATCCGCGGTAATGAACAGTGTTGTGTTAGATGAAGTAGCAAAAATGAATTTATTTGCCAGAGATTTGAATCATTTTGCAGAGGAATTACCGCAGGGAATTTTAGATAAACATTACTTGCGCAAACATGGAAAAGACGCTTATTACGGCCAAAAATAATCAAACTATAAAATTACGAAAAGAGGATGAATATGTCAACAGCAGTAGCAAAACAATTTTGGTTTGTCGTAGGTTCACAACATCTTTATGGGGAAGAAACATTGGCTGAAGTTAAAGCACACGCACAAACGATGACAGATGCTTTGAATAAAAGCGGAGTTCTGCCTTATCCACTAGTGTTACAAGACTTGGCTGTTAGCACAGATAAAATCACCAATATTATGAAAGAAGTCAACTACCGTGACGAAGTTGCCGGTGTCATCACTTGGATGCATACATTCTCCCCTGCAAAAATGTGGATTCGCGGAACAAAGATGCTGCAAAAGCCTTTGCTTCATCTAGCTACGCAATATAATGAAAGTATTCCTTGGGCAACAATCGATATGGACTTCATGAATCTAAACCAAGCAGCACATGGTGAC is part of the Paenibacillus segetis genome and encodes:
- a CDS encoding L-ribulose-5-phosphate 4-epimerase, coding for MLEQLKEEVFQANLELPKQGLIKYTWGNVSAIDRESGLFVIKPSGVGYETMKASDMVVVDLDGNVVEGDMRPSSDTPTHAVLYKHYSEIGGIVHTHSTWATIWAQAGLDVPVMGTTHADTFYGSIPCARFLTQEEIDRGYEAETGNVIIETFEQRGIDIMAVPGVLLKGHGPFTWGKDAKSAVMNSVVLDEVAKMNLFARDLNHFAEELPQGILDKHYLRKHGKDAYYGQK